The DNA segment GACACGAACTGGACGGTCGTCCCTGACCTCGGTATCGCACCCCTAACCGACACCGGTGACGGGATCCCTGTTCATCCGCTGTGCACCGGTGTTGGTGTCCCGGACCCGTCCTGCGCCGGACCCAGCCCGGCGCTCGGGGCCGCTGACTCGGGTGCGTGCCCGTCAACCGATCAGCGTGGTTTCCCGCGTTCGGACCCGTGGTGTGACAGCGGCGCATACGAGGCCGAGTGAACCCGTCACCCCGGCGGCGATCCCGACCGTGCGCTCCCCTCTGGCGGAACGGGCGCCGGCGATACGTTCCCCCACCCGTCGGGTTGAGCCTTCCAGAAGCTCAAGGATGAGCGTTGTTTACTGCTGCTCGCGCAGCAATAGGGCGCGACGACGCACGTGGGTATGGCGCGTCTAAGTTAATGACATTGCCCCCGCCTCGCCGGCGCCACCACACCCGTCGCTCCGGCAGGCGCCATCTCTCCGGCAGGCGCGAGCGGATGTCCCACCGACCCCCCCTCCGCTACCAAGCGATTAGGTGGATGTCCTTCTGACCCCCTTCAGTTCTGGAAGCCGCAGGGCCACGACGTTCCATACCGTCTCCAGGCGGACGCCAAAGTGGCCGTGGATGAGAACGTCCCTTATGCCGGCGATCCGCGGCCACAGCACCTCCGGGTGCCCCGCCCGCAGGTCAGCAGATAGGTTCTTCACCGCCTCACCGACGATATCGAGGTTTCGGATGACCGCATCCTGAACCATTCCACCCCACGACGGGCACCTGAGCGTACCGGGTCACGATGCGTACGGGGCCCGCGGCCGTTGTTGACAGGGCTGACCACCGGCTCGCGTCCCCAAATATTCACGGTGCGGTCACTGTCAACTGGCTGGTGCACGAGTGCCACCCCACAGCCCCCCCACCGCACCCCGGAAGGCGACAAGGTTTATCCACCCGATCACCCGGTCGATTGAGGGCCACCAGCCGCGATGTGCTAGGGTGTCATTTCGGAGCAGCGCGATTGAATGCCACGAATCACCGGTATCCCGGGTCCCTATCGGTTCTTCTTCACGAGTTTCGACTGCAACGA comes from the Candidatus Binatia bacterium genome and includes:
- a CDS encoding DUF86 domain-containing protein; translated protein: MVQDAVIRNLDIVGEAVKNLSADLRAGHPEVLWPRIAGIRDVLIHGHFGVRLETVWNVVALRLPELKGVRRTST